In Odocoileus virginianus isolate 20LAN1187 ecotype Illinois chromosome 5, Ovbor_1.2, whole genome shotgun sequence, a single window of DNA contains:
- the KIRREL1 gene encoding kin of IRRE-like protein 1 isoform X1, whose amino-acid sequence MLSLLVWILTLSDTFSQGTQTRFSQEPADQTVVAGQRAVLPCVLLNYSGIVQWTKDGLALGMGQGLKAWPRYRVVGSAEAGQYNLEITDAELSDDASYECQATEAALRSRRAKLTVLIPPEDTRIDGSPVILLQAGTPHNLTCRAFNAKPAATIIWFRDGTQQEGAVASTELLKDGKRETTISQLLINPTDLDIGRVFTCRSVNEAIPSGKETSIELDVHHPPTVTLSIEPQTVQEGERVVFTCQATANPEILGYRWAKGGFLIEDAHESRYETNVDYSFFTEPVSCEVHNKVGSTNVSTLVNVHFAPRIVVDPKPTTTDIGSDVTLTCVWVGNPPLTLTWTKKDSNMGPRPPGSPPEAALSAQVLSNSNQLLLKSVTQADAGTYTCRAIVPRIGVAEREVPLYVNGPPIISSEAVQYAVRGDGGKVECFIGSTPPPDRIAWAWKENFLEVGTLERYTVERTNSGSGVLSTLTINNVMEADFQTHYNCTAWNSFGPGTAIIQLEEREVLPVGIIAGATIGAGILLIFFFIALVFFLYRRRKGSRKDVTLRKLDIKVETVNREPLTMHSDREDDTASVSTATRVMKAIYSSFKDDVDLKQDLRCDTIDTREEYEMKDPTNGYYNVRAHEDRPSSRAVLYADYRAPGPARFDGRPSSRLSHSSGYAQLNTYSRAPAPDYGPEPTPPGPAAPAGNDTASQLSYENYEKFNSHPFPGAAGYPTYRLGYPQAPPSGLERTPYEAYDPIGKYATATRFSYTSQHSDYGQRFQQRMQTHV is encoded by the exons cCTGGCCACGGTACCGCGTCGTGGGCTCTGCGGAGGCCGGGCAGTACAACCTGGAGATCACAGACGCCGAGCTCTCTGACGATGCCTCTTACGAGTGCCAGGCCACGGAGGCCGCCCTGCGCTCCCGACGAGCGAAACTCACCGTGCTCA TCCCCCCAGAGGACACCAGGATTGATGGCAGTCCTGTGATCCTGCTGCAGGCAGGCACCCCCCACAACCTCACATGCCGCGCCTTCAACGCCAAGCCTGCCGCCACCATCATCTGGTTCCGGGACGGGACGCAGCAGGAGGGTGCTGTAGCCAGCACG GAACTACTGAAGGATGGGAAGAGGGAGACCACCATTAGTCAGCTGCTCATCAACCCTACAGACCTGGACATTGGGCGTGTCTTCACCTGCCGCAGCGTGAACGAGGCCATCCCGAGTGGCAAGGAGACGTCCATTGAGCTCGATGTGCACC ACCCCCCTACAGTGACCCTGTCTATCGAGCCCCAGACGGTGCAGGAGGGCGAGCGCGTCGTTTTTACCTGTCAGGCCACGGCCAACCCGGAGATCCTGGGCTACAG GTGGGCCAAGGGGGGCTTCCTGATTGAAGATGCCCATGAGAGTCGCTATGAAACAAATGTCGATTATTCCTTCTTCACGGAGCCCGTGTCCTGTGAGGTCCACAACAAAGTGGGGAGCACCAATGTCAGCACGTTAGTCAATGTCCACT TTGCCCCTCGGATTGTAGTTGACCCTAAACCCACGACCACAGACATTGGCTCTGATGTGACCCTCACCTGTGTCTGGGTTGGGAATCCCCCCCTCACCCTCACCTGGACCAAAAAGGACTCAAACATG GGGCCCAGGCCTCCTGGCTCCCCACCCGAGGCTGCTCTCTCTGCCCAGGTCCTGAGTAACAGCAACCAGCTGCTGCTGAAGTCGGTGACCCAGGCCGATGCCGGCACTTACACCTGCCGGGCCATTGTGCCTCGGATCGGAGTGGCTGAGCGGGAGGTGCCGCTTTACGTGAACG GGCCCCCCATCATCTCCAGCGAGGCTGTGCAGTACGCCGTCAGGGGCGACGGCGGCAAGGTGGAGTGTTTCATCGGGAGTACGCCACCCCCAGACCGCATT gcctgggcaTGGAAGGAGAACTTCCTGGAGGTGGGGACCCTGGAACGCTACACGGTGGAGAGGACCAACTCGGGCAGTGGGGTCCTGTCCACGCTCACCATCAACAACGTCATGGAGGCCGACTTTCAGACCCACTACAACTGTACCGCCTGGAACAGCTTTGGGCCGGGCACGGCCATCATCCAGCTGGAAGAGCGAG AGGTGCTACCCGTGGGCATCATCGCGGGGGCCACCATTGGCGCAGGCATCCTGCTCATCTTCTTCTTCATCGCCTTGGTGTTCTTCCTCTACCGGCGCCGCAAAGGCA GTCGCAAAGACGTGACCCTGAGGAAGCTGGACATCAAAGTGGAGACCGTGAACCGGGAGCCGCTCACGATGCATTCTGACCGGGAGGACGACACTGCCAGCGTCTCCACGGCGACCCGTGTCATGAAGGCCATCTACTCG TCCTTCAAGGACGACGTGGACCTAAAGCAGGATCTGCGCTGTGACACCATCGACACGCGGGAGGAGTATGAGATGAAG GACCCCACCAATGGCTACTACAACGTGCGTGCCCACGAAGACCGCCCGTCTTCCAGGGCAGTGCTCTATGCTGACTACCGTGCCCCCGGCCCTGCCCGCTTCGACGGCCGCCCCTCGTCCCGCCTCTCCCACTCCAGCGGCTACGCCCAGCTCAACACCTACAGCCGGGCCCCGGCCCCCGACTACGGCCCCGAGCCCACGCCCCCTGGTCCTGCTGCCCCCGCTGGCAACGACACCGCCAGCCAGCTGTCCTACGAGAACTATGAGAAGTTCAATTCCCACCCCTTCCCCGGGGCAGCCGGGTACCCCACCTACCGACTGGGCTACCCCCAGGCCCCACCGTCCGGCCTGGAGCGGACCCCGTACGAGGCATACGACCCCATTGGCAAGTACGCCACCGCCACGCGATTCTCCTACACCTCCCAGCACTCGGACTACGGCCAGAGATTCCAGCAGCGCATGCAGACGCATGTGTAG
- the KIRREL1 gene encoding kin of IRRE-like protein 1 isoform X2, producing MLSLLVWILTLSDTFSQGTQTRFSQEPADQTVVAGQRAVLPCVLLNYSGIVQWTKDGLALGMGQGLKAWPRYRVVGSAEAGQYNLEITDAELSDDASYECQATEAALRSRRAKLTVLIPPEDTRIDGSPVILLQAGTPHNLTCRAFNAKPAATIIWFRDGTQQEGAVASTELLKDGKRETTISQLLINPTDLDIGRVFTCRSVNEAIPSGKETSIELDVHHPPTVTLSIEPQTVQEGERVVFTCQATANPEILGYRWAKGGFLIEDAHESRYETNVDYSFFTEPVSCEVHNKVGSTNVSTLVNVHFAPRIVVDPKPTTTDIGSDVTLTCVWVGNPPLTLTWTKKDSNMVLSNSNQLLLKSVTQADAGTYTCRAIVPRIGVAEREVPLYVNGPPIISSEAVQYAVRGDGGKVECFIGSTPPPDRIAWAWKENFLEVGTLERYTVERTNSGSGVLSTLTINNVMEADFQTHYNCTAWNSFGPGTAIIQLEEREVLPVGIIAGATIGAGILLIFFFIALVFFLYRRRKGSRKDVTLRKLDIKVETVNREPLTMHSDREDDTASVSTATRVMKAIYSSFKDDVDLKQDLRCDTIDTREEYEMKDPTNGYYNVRAHEDRPSSRAVLYADYRAPGPARFDGRPSSRLSHSSGYAQLNTYSRAPAPDYGPEPTPPGPAAPAGNDTASQLSYENYEKFNSHPFPGAAGYPTYRLGYPQAPPSGLERTPYEAYDPIGKYATATRFSYTSQHSDYGQRFQQRMQTHV from the exons cCTGGCCACGGTACCGCGTCGTGGGCTCTGCGGAGGCCGGGCAGTACAACCTGGAGATCACAGACGCCGAGCTCTCTGACGATGCCTCTTACGAGTGCCAGGCCACGGAGGCCGCCCTGCGCTCCCGACGAGCGAAACTCACCGTGCTCA TCCCCCCAGAGGACACCAGGATTGATGGCAGTCCTGTGATCCTGCTGCAGGCAGGCACCCCCCACAACCTCACATGCCGCGCCTTCAACGCCAAGCCTGCCGCCACCATCATCTGGTTCCGGGACGGGACGCAGCAGGAGGGTGCTGTAGCCAGCACG GAACTACTGAAGGATGGGAAGAGGGAGACCACCATTAGTCAGCTGCTCATCAACCCTACAGACCTGGACATTGGGCGTGTCTTCACCTGCCGCAGCGTGAACGAGGCCATCCCGAGTGGCAAGGAGACGTCCATTGAGCTCGATGTGCACC ACCCCCCTACAGTGACCCTGTCTATCGAGCCCCAGACGGTGCAGGAGGGCGAGCGCGTCGTTTTTACCTGTCAGGCCACGGCCAACCCGGAGATCCTGGGCTACAG GTGGGCCAAGGGGGGCTTCCTGATTGAAGATGCCCATGAGAGTCGCTATGAAACAAATGTCGATTATTCCTTCTTCACGGAGCCCGTGTCCTGTGAGGTCCACAACAAAGTGGGGAGCACCAATGTCAGCACGTTAGTCAATGTCCACT TTGCCCCTCGGATTGTAGTTGACCCTAAACCCACGACCACAGACATTGGCTCTGATGTGACCCTCACCTGTGTCTGGGTTGGGAATCCCCCCCTCACCCTCACCTGGACCAAAAAGGACTCAAACATG GTCCTGAGTAACAGCAACCAGCTGCTGCTGAAGTCGGTGACCCAGGCCGATGCCGGCACTTACACCTGCCGGGCCATTGTGCCTCGGATCGGAGTGGCTGAGCGGGAGGTGCCGCTTTACGTGAACG GGCCCCCCATCATCTCCAGCGAGGCTGTGCAGTACGCCGTCAGGGGCGACGGCGGCAAGGTGGAGTGTTTCATCGGGAGTACGCCACCCCCAGACCGCATT gcctgggcaTGGAAGGAGAACTTCCTGGAGGTGGGGACCCTGGAACGCTACACGGTGGAGAGGACCAACTCGGGCAGTGGGGTCCTGTCCACGCTCACCATCAACAACGTCATGGAGGCCGACTTTCAGACCCACTACAACTGTACCGCCTGGAACAGCTTTGGGCCGGGCACGGCCATCATCCAGCTGGAAGAGCGAG AGGTGCTACCCGTGGGCATCATCGCGGGGGCCACCATTGGCGCAGGCATCCTGCTCATCTTCTTCTTCATCGCCTTGGTGTTCTTCCTCTACCGGCGCCGCAAAGGCA GTCGCAAAGACGTGACCCTGAGGAAGCTGGACATCAAAGTGGAGACCGTGAACCGGGAGCCGCTCACGATGCATTCTGACCGGGAGGACGACACTGCCAGCGTCTCCACGGCGACCCGTGTCATGAAGGCCATCTACTCG TCCTTCAAGGACGACGTGGACCTAAAGCAGGATCTGCGCTGTGACACCATCGACACGCGGGAGGAGTATGAGATGAAG GACCCCACCAATGGCTACTACAACGTGCGTGCCCACGAAGACCGCCCGTCTTCCAGGGCAGTGCTCTATGCTGACTACCGTGCCCCCGGCCCTGCCCGCTTCGACGGCCGCCCCTCGTCCCGCCTCTCCCACTCCAGCGGCTACGCCCAGCTCAACACCTACAGCCGGGCCCCGGCCCCCGACTACGGCCCCGAGCCCACGCCCCCTGGTCCTGCTGCCCCCGCTGGCAACGACACCGCCAGCCAGCTGTCCTACGAGAACTATGAGAAGTTCAATTCCCACCCCTTCCCCGGGGCAGCCGGGTACCCCACCTACCGACTGGGCTACCCCCAGGCCCCACCGTCCGGCCTGGAGCGGACCCCGTACGAGGCATACGACCCCATTGGCAAGTACGCCACCGCCACGCGATTCTCCTACACCTCCCAGCACTCGGACTACGGCCAGAGATTCCAGCAGCGCATGCAGACGCATGTGTAG
- the KIRREL1 gene encoding kin of IRRE-like protein 1 isoform X3, protein MKKKNHRDTCRPTKLSRHVNGHIYFSPVPPEDTRIDGSPVILLQAGTPHNLTCRAFNAKPAATIIWFRDGTQQEGAVASTELLKDGKRETTISQLLINPTDLDIGRVFTCRSVNEAIPSGKETSIELDVHHPPTVTLSIEPQTVQEGERVVFTCQATANPEILGYRWAKGGFLIEDAHESRYETNVDYSFFTEPVSCEVHNKVGSTNVSTLVNVHFAPRIVVDPKPTTTDIGSDVTLTCVWVGNPPLTLTWTKKDSNMGPRPPGSPPEAALSAQVLSNSNQLLLKSVTQADAGTYTCRAIVPRIGVAEREVPLYVNGPPIISSEAVQYAVRGDGGKVECFIGSTPPPDRIAWAWKENFLEVGTLERYTVERTNSGSGVLSTLTINNVMEADFQTHYNCTAWNSFGPGTAIIQLEEREVLPVGIIAGATIGAGILLIFFFIALVFFLYRRRKGSRKDVTLRKLDIKVETVNREPLTMHSDREDDTASVSTATRVMKAIYSSFKDDVDLKQDLRCDTIDTREEYEMKDPTNGYYNVRAHEDRPSSRAVLYADYRAPGPARFDGRPSSRLSHSSGYAQLNTYSRAPAPDYGPEPTPPGPAAPAGNDTASQLSYENYEKFNSHPFPGAAGYPTYRLGYPQAPPSGLERTPYEAYDPIGKYATATRFSYTSQHSDYGQRFQQRMQTHV, encoded by the exons atgaaaaaaaagaaccatCGGGACACATGCCGTCCAACTAAGCTTAGCAGACACGTCAACGGCCATATTTACTTCTCCCCAG TCCCCCCAGAGGACACCAGGATTGATGGCAGTCCTGTGATCCTGCTGCAGGCAGGCACCCCCCACAACCTCACATGCCGCGCCTTCAACGCCAAGCCTGCCGCCACCATCATCTGGTTCCGGGACGGGACGCAGCAGGAGGGTGCTGTAGCCAGCACG GAACTACTGAAGGATGGGAAGAGGGAGACCACCATTAGTCAGCTGCTCATCAACCCTACAGACCTGGACATTGGGCGTGTCTTCACCTGCCGCAGCGTGAACGAGGCCATCCCGAGTGGCAAGGAGACGTCCATTGAGCTCGATGTGCACC ACCCCCCTACAGTGACCCTGTCTATCGAGCCCCAGACGGTGCAGGAGGGCGAGCGCGTCGTTTTTACCTGTCAGGCCACGGCCAACCCGGAGATCCTGGGCTACAG GTGGGCCAAGGGGGGCTTCCTGATTGAAGATGCCCATGAGAGTCGCTATGAAACAAATGTCGATTATTCCTTCTTCACGGAGCCCGTGTCCTGTGAGGTCCACAACAAAGTGGGGAGCACCAATGTCAGCACGTTAGTCAATGTCCACT TTGCCCCTCGGATTGTAGTTGACCCTAAACCCACGACCACAGACATTGGCTCTGATGTGACCCTCACCTGTGTCTGGGTTGGGAATCCCCCCCTCACCCTCACCTGGACCAAAAAGGACTCAAACATG GGGCCCAGGCCTCCTGGCTCCCCACCCGAGGCTGCTCTCTCTGCCCAGGTCCTGAGTAACAGCAACCAGCTGCTGCTGAAGTCGGTGACCCAGGCCGATGCCGGCACTTACACCTGCCGGGCCATTGTGCCTCGGATCGGAGTGGCTGAGCGGGAGGTGCCGCTTTACGTGAACG GGCCCCCCATCATCTCCAGCGAGGCTGTGCAGTACGCCGTCAGGGGCGACGGCGGCAAGGTGGAGTGTTTCATCGGGAGTACGCCACCCCCAGACCGCATT gcctgggcaTGGAAGGAGAACTTCCTGGAGGTGGGGACCCTGGAACGCTACACGGTGGAGAGGACCAACTCGGGCAGTGGGGTCCTGTCCACGCTCACCATCAACAACGTCATGGAGGCCGACTTTCAGACCCACTACAACTGTACCGCCTGGAACAGCTTTGGGCCGGGCACGGCCATCATCCAGCTGGAAGAGCGAG AGGTGCTACCCGTGGGCATCATCGCGGGGGCCACCATTGGCGCAGGCATCCTGCTCATCTTCTTCTTCATCGCCTTGGTGTTCTTCCTCTACCGGCGCCGCAAAGGCA GTCGCAAAGACGTGACCCTGAGGAAGCTGGACATCAAAGTGGAGACCGTGAACCGGGAGCCGCTCACGATGCATTCTGACCGGGAGGACGACACTGCCAGCGTCTCCACGGCGACCCGTGTCATGAAGGCCATCTACTCG TCCTTCAAGGACGACGTGGACCTAAAGCAGGATCTGCGCTGTGACACCATCGACACGCGGGAGGAGTATGAGATGAAG GACCCCACCAATGGCTACTACAACGTGCGTGCCCACGAAGACCGCCCGTCTTCCAGGGCAGTGCTCTATGCTGACTACCGTGCCCCCGGCCCTGCCCGCTTCGACGGCCGCCCCTCGTCCCGCCTCTCCCACTCCAGCGGCTACGCCCAGCTCAACACCTACAGCCGGGCCCCGGCCCCCGACTACGGCCCCGAGCCCACGCCCCCTGGTCCTGCTGCCCCCGCTGGCAACGACACCGCCAGCCAGCTGTCCTACGAGAACTATGAGAAGTTCAATTCCCACCCCTTCCCCGGGGCAGCCGGGTACCCCACCTACCGACTGGGCTACCCCCAGGCCCCACCGTCCGGCCTGGAGCGGACCCCGTACGAGGCATACGACCCCATTGGCAAGTACGCCACCGCCACGCGATTCTCCTACACCTCCCAGCACTCGGACTACGGCCAGAGATTCCAGCAGCGCATGCAGACGCATGTGTAG